A genome region from Clostridium sp. JN-9 includes the following:
- the spoVAE gene encoding stage V sporulation protein AE: MTDYIMSFIVGGIICVIAQILMDKTKFTPARILVNFVTIGVFLGALNIYDVVVKYGKAGATVPLPGFGYTLAKAAIKEVNSKGIMGAFTGGIKGAAGGITAAIIFGYLMAILFNPKTKK, encoded by the coding sequence ATGACAGATTACATTATGTCATTTATTGTTGGAGGAATAATATGCGTTATTGCACAAATACTTATGGATAAAACAAAATTTACTCCTGCAAGGATATTAGTAAACTTTGTAACAATTGGAGTATTCCTTGGAGCTTTGAACATATATGATGTGGTGGTAAAGTACGGTAAGGCTGGTGCTACAGTACCACTTCCGGGGTTTGGGTACACCCTTGCAAAAGCTGCAATAAAGGAGGTAAACAGTAAAGGAATAATGGGTGCCTTTACTGGTGGTATAAAAGGAGCTGCCGGAGGGATTACTGCAGCTATAATATTTGGTTATTTAATGGCTATCTTATTTAACCCTAAAACCAAGAAATAA
- the spoVAD gene encoding stage V sporulation protein AD, with amino-acid sequence MNKRVGKQTLRLDSNPKIIATSSIVGPKEGDGPLKNYFDTILQDDLNGKDSFEKAESNMLYNAVKDSINKANLKESDIDFLLAGDLLNQIASSSFAARDMDIPFIGLYGACSTMTESLSIASILMDGGFANYVIAATSSHFSSAERQFRFPLEFGSQRTPSAQWTVTGAGAMLLGKQGNFPGITYVTIGKVKDYGVTDANNMGGAMAPAAVDTILAHFHDTGRSPSDYDLIASGDLGKVGREITQKLLMEKGIDVSKVYIDCGEEIFDNERQGTNSGGSGCGCSAAVDCGYIYKNMLNGKFKKVLLISTGALLSTISSLQGESIPGIAHAVSIEF; translated from the coding sequence ATGAATAAAAGAGTAGGAAAACAAACTTTAAGGCTTGACAGTAATCCTAAGATTATAGCCACTTCAAGTATTGTTGGTCCAAAGGAAGGAGACGGACCATTAAAAAATTATTTTGACACTATATTGCAGGATGATTTAAATGGTAAAGATTCCTTTGAGAAAGCAGAAAGCAATATGCTTTATAATGCAGTTAAAGATAGTATAAATAAAGCTAATTTAAAGGAAAGTGATATTGATTTTTTACTGGCAGGAGATTTACTCAACCAGATTGCTTCCTCCAGCTTTGCTGCAAGAGATATGGATATTCCCTTTATAGGATTGTATGGTGCCTGTTCAACCATGACAGAATCATTAAGTATAGCATCCATACTAATGGATGGAGGCTTTGCTAATTATGTTATAGCTGCAACATCATCTCATTTTTCTTCAGCAGAGAGACAGTTTAGATTTCCATTAGAATTTGGAAGCCAGAGAACGCCTTCAGCACAATGGACTGTAACTGGAGCAGGTGCTATGCTTCTAGGGAAACAAGGTAACTTTCCAGGTATAACATATGTTACCATTGGCAAGGTAAAGGATTATGGCGTAACTGATGCAAATAATATGGGAGGTGCAATGGCTCCAGCTGCAGTGGATACTATTTTAGCTCATTTTCATGATACTGGAAGATCACCTTCGGATTATGATTTAATTGCATCTGGAGATCTAGGCAAGGTTGGCAGGGAAATTACACAAAAACTGCTTATGGAAAAGGGCATAGATGTTTCAAAAGTTTATATAGATTGCGGTGAAGAAATATTTGATAATGAAAGGCAGGGAACAAATTCCGGGGGAAGCGGATGCGGATGCTCTGCAGCAGTTGATTGCGGATATATTTATAAAAATATGTTAAATGGTAAATTTAAAAAGGTGCTATTGATTTCTACTGGCGCACTACTTAGTACCATATCATCATTACAGGGAGAAAGTATACCAGGAATTGCTCATGCAGTAAGTATTGAATTTTAA
- the hflX gene encoding GTPase HflX, producing MISGNTSGIRNTILDKLEDLYNIQVPKDTICSEEVINIISLISGELNKEISVAIDRRGNIVSISIGDSSTVEVPVITAKEKKLCGIRIVHTHPNGNPRLSAVDLSALTKLKLDCMAAVGVNDNKPESIVMGFCDVEENILSYETTAILTIEQGINYNIISKISEVEDKFKEYNYIDDETERAVLVGIENQESIDELAELAKTCNVKVVGSLLQNRSKIDKAFYIGSGKVDELALNAQMLNANLIIFDDELTASQVRNLEENIGLKVIDRTTLILEIFARRARSKEAKIQVELAQLKYRLPRLSGLGTVLSRTGAGIGTRGPGEKKLEIDKRHIRDRIYDLNSELEKVKRTRETQRIRRNELTKVSLVGYTNAGKSTLRNALCETCLSREAAAKEKVFEADMLFATLDTTTRAIVLPDNRPITVTDTVGFIRKLPHDLVEAFKSTLEEVIYSDLLLHVVDVSSEYCMEQIEAVDDVLDQLGAVNKPIILVLNKIDKADEQNIKMIKEKYPEMTMVEISAKKKINLDGLLNVLCKVIPNTIRKTTYLIPYSDQSAVAFLHRNAKVESEEYAEQGTLITALVDEEVYNKYSKWIFEK from the coding sequence ATGATAAGTGGAAATACAAGTGGAATTAGAAATACCATTTTAGATAAACTGGAAGATCTATATAATATACAAGTTCCAAAGGATACTATATGCTCTGAGGAAGTAATTAATATTATAAGCTTAATTAGCGGGGAACTTAATAAAGAAATAAGTGTAGCTATAGACAGGAGAGGCAACATTGTTTCAATATCCATAGGAGACAGCAGTACAGTTGAGGTCCCTGTAATCACAGCTAAAGAAAAGAAACTCTGCGGTATAAGGATTGTCCACACACATCCAAATGGTAATCCCAGGCTTTCTGCAGTAGATTTATCTGCTCTTACAAAGCTGAAATTAGACTGCATGGCAGCAGTGGGTGTTAATGATAATAAGCCTGAGTCAATTGTTATGGGATTTTGTGATGTGGAAGAAAATATTCTATCCTATGAAACTACGGCTATATTAACCATAGAACAAGGAATAAATTATAATATTATTAGTAAGATTTCTGAAGTAGAAGATAAGTTTAAGGAATACAATTATATTGATGATGAAACTGAAAGAGCTGTTTTAGTTGGAATTGAAAATCAGGAAAGCATTGATGAACTTGCAGAGCTTGCCAAAACTTGTAATGTAAAGGTTGTAGGAAGCCTTTTGCAAAATAGAAGCAAGATTGATAAAGCCTTTTATATAGGAAGTGGTAAAGTCGATGAGCTTGCATTAAATGCACAGATGTTAAATGCAAATCTGATAATTTTTGATGATGAGCTTACAGCTTCACAGGTTAGAAATCTGGAAGAAAATATAGGGTTAAAGGTTATAGACAGAACAACATTAATATTGGAGATCTTTGCAAGAAGAGCAAGGAGCAAAGAAGCAAAAATACAGGTTGAACTGGCTCAGCTAAAGTATAGACTGCCAAGGCTGTCGGGGCTTGGAACTGTATTGTCAAGAACAGGAGCAGGAATTGGAACAAGAGGCCCTGGAGAAAAGAAATTAGAAATAGATAAAAGGCATATAAGGGATAGAATATATGATTTAAACAGTGAGCTTGAAAAAGTAAAAAGGACAAGAGAAACTCAAAGGATAAGGAGAAATGAATTAACCAAGGTTTCCTTAGTAGGCTACACAAATGCAGGAAAATCCACCTTGAGAAATGCACTTTGTGAAACCTGCTTAAGCAGGGAAGCAGCAGCTAAAGAAAAGGTTTTTGAAGCAGACATGTTATTTGCCACATTAGATACCACCACCAGAGCTATAGTACTTCCAGATAATAGACCAATAACTGTTACTGATACAGTGGGCTTTATCAGAAAACTGCCTCATGATCTGGTTGAAGCATTTAAATCTACATTGGAAGAGGTTATCTATTCAGATTTACTTCTGCATGTTGTGGATGTATCCTCAGAATATTGTATGGAGCAGATAGAGGCAGTGGATGATGTGCTAGATCAGCTGGGTGCTGTAAATAAACCTATTATATTAGTATTAAATAAAATTGATAAAGCTGATGAACAAAATATAAAAATGATAAAAGAAAAATATCCTGAAATGACCATGGTTGAAATTTCTGCTAAGAAAAAAATAAATTTAGATGGACTTTTAAATGTTTTATGTAAGGTTATTCCTAATACTATTAGAAAAACAACATATCTCATACCATACTCCGACCAGTCAGCTGTAGCCTTTCTGCATAGAAATGCAAAGGTTGAAAGTGAGGAATATGCTGAGCAGGGGACCTTAATTACAGCTTTAGTGGACGAAGAGGTATATAACAAATATTCAAAATGGATATTTGAGAAATAG
- a CDS encoding amidohydrolase — translation MKILIKNAMILTMDENENIINRGYVLINDNVIEQVSSGDFQGQTSDFTIIDGKGYCVMPGLINCHTHAAMTLLRGYGEGLPLMRWLNEKIWPMEAKFKEKHIKLGTELAVIEMLRSGTTTFNDMYFLQNIVKEAAIESGMRAVLGIALIGDKWESQLKDACNLADTVINEKNDLVDTMFSPHSPYTLNEEALKEISSEAKRYNKGIHIHISETQDENNIISNKYNMTPCELLEKCGIFQNKTVAAHCVHLSKNDMDILSNYKVSPVYNPQSNMKLASGVAKAGEMLEMGINLCLGTDGTSSNNNLNMFEEMETGAMLQKLYYRDATKFGGKTMLKVSTVNGAKALNIKNLGSIKKGYKADMILINLNKPNMIPLYDIYSNIVFSANGSEVEYVIINGKIIMEKGNFVKIDEEKIKYECNKLCSTIV, via the coding sequence ATGAAAATTCTAATTAAAAATGCAATGATATTAACTATGGATGAAAATGAAAATATAATTAACAGAGGATATGTACTGATTAATGATAATGTAATAGAACAGGTTTCTTCAGGGGACTTCCAGGGTCAAACCAGTGATTTTACCATTATAGACGGAAAAGGTTATTGTGTAATGCCTGGGCTTATTAATTGCCATACTCATGCTGCAATGACTCTTTTAAGAGGATACGGGGAAGGGCTTCCTTTAATGAGATGGCTCAATGAGAAAATATGGCCAATGGAAGCTAAATTTAAGGAAAAACATATTAAACTAGGCACTGAACTTGCTGTGATAGAAATGTTAAGAAGCGGAACAACTACATTTAATGATATGTATTTCTTGCAGAATATAGTTAAAGAGGCTGCCATTGAATCGGGAATGAGAGCTGTTTTAGGCATAGCGCTTATTGGTGACAAATGGGAAAGTCAGCTGAAAGATGCATGCAATCTGGCTGATACTGTGATTAATGAAAAAAACGATCTTGTTGATACAATGTTTTCACCTCATTCTCCATATACGTTAAATGAAGAAGCTTTAAAAGAAATTTCTTCTGAAGCTAAAAGATATAACAAGGGGATTCATATTCACATATCAGAAACGCAGGATGAAAACAATATTATAAGCAATAAGTACAATATGACCCCATGTGAATTACTTGAAAAATGCGGTATTTTTCAAAACAAAACAGTTGCTGCTCATTGTGTTCATTTAAGCAAAAATGACATGGATATTTTATCAAATTACAAAGTCAGCCCTGTATATAATCCGCAAAGTAATATGAAACTAGCAAGTGGTGTGGCAAAAGCAGGTGAGATGCTTGAAATGGGAATAAATTTATGCTTGGGCACAGATGGTACTTCAAGCAATAATAATTTAAATATGTTTGAAGAAATGGAAACAGGAGCTATGCTGCAGAAACTTTATTATAGAGATGCAACAAAATTCGGCGGAAAAACCATGCTTAAAGTTTCTACTGTTAATGGGGCTAAAGCACTTAATATTAAAAATTTAGGAAGTATAAAAAAAGGTTATAAGGCAGATATGATATTAATAAATTTAAACAAGCCCAATATGATACCACTATATGATATTTACTCAAATATTGTATTTTCTGCTAATGGCAGTGAGGTAGAATATGTTATTATTAATGGTAAAATTATAATGGAAAAAGGCAATTTTGTTAAAATCGATGAAGAAAAAATAAAATATGAATGTAATAAGCTGTGCAGTACAATTGTATAA
- a CDS encoding PBP1A family penicillin-binding protein codes for MAKAKTRKKKHRFRFLKIFLVIIIILISFCAVAGVGIGLAIIKTAPPLDVNQILSLNEPSVLYAANGKFMDIVSTDQNRTVIPYKDMPQDLKNAFVSIEDERFYKHNGIDIKRITGVIYIDIKNKITKQTGVQGASTITQQLLKNTVLSNEVTIKRKLQEMYLAVQLEKHLSKDQILEAYMNTINVGGNAYGVESAANQYFNKSAKDLNLLQCAFIAGVAQSPSSFYSSAVSKKNADDMAAHKNTSSIYYVNRTKTVLHKMYENGNISKQQYDQCINDLINNKLGLSITSLNKNRLNYEWYSIPAINQVKNDLKSQYHYTDSEIDKLLMYGGLKINTAMDMDIQNSTQSTIDNIVTRTNKNNLVQPQAAAVIMDYHTGEVKAIIGGRGQQPARSYNRAASNDFLRAPGSSIKPLTVYSPALDSKKATPGTVLDDAPLTPELGRKMNNGANYDPQNSPAGFTGYITMREAIMRSVNIYALKLENEIGINTGVEYGKKYGLQIDKTDEGSISAIALGQLDNGEYKGTNPLTMAQAYGVFGNNGTYTYARMYTKVVDKSGKVILESKPQTKSVISPQAAYLVYDLLKGPVSPGGTGPGANFGTMPVRGKTGTSTDSKNLWFCGLTPYYSAAVWIGNDDYSDTGITSSYAADIWGKIMKSAHKDLSPKDVAMPNGIVTATICKESGKVPTDLCARDPRGSQDISEMFIAGTVPTSLCDIHVEAKVNKLNGKLATEATPSGLIESRVFIKRDYTPIHPVSDQQYVVPSLTDDTVSALPEVPAPPAKTGETSPGTTPGNPPVNPPVDHPVNPPGDQNNGNNTGDATGVINNKKK; via the coding sequence ATGGCTAAAGCTAAAACCAGAAAGAAAAAACATCGTTTTAGATTTTTAAAGATATTTTTAGTTATCATTATTATTTTAATATCATTTTGTGCTGTAGCAGGCGTTGGAATTGGTCTGGCAATTATTAAAACAGCTCCGCCGCTTGATGTAAACCAGATATTATCCCTAAATGAACCTTCTGTACTTTATGCTGCAAATGGAAAGTTTATGGATATAGTTTCTACAGATCAAAACAGAACTGTAATTCCTTATAAGGATATGCCTCAGGATTTAAAAAATGCATTTGTATCCATAGAAGATGAAAGATTCTATAAACATAACGGAATAGACATAAAGCGTATTACTGGAGTTATTTATATAGATATAAAAAATAAGATAACAAAACAGACTGGTGTTCAGGGTGCTTCTACTATTACACAGCAGTTATTAAAAAATACTGTGCTTTCAAATGAAGTGACAATTAAAAGAAAGCTTCAGGAAATGTATCTCGCAGTACAATTGGAGAAGCATTTATCCAAAGATCAGATTTTAGAAGCTTATATGAATACTATTAATGTTGGTGGAAATGCATATGGAGTTGAGTCAGCAGCAAATCAATATTTCAATAAAAGTGCAAAAGACTTAAATTTATTACAATGCGCTTTCATTGCCGGAGTTGCTCAAAGTCCTTCTTCATTCTATTCATCTGCGGTATCAAAAAAGAATGCTGACGATATGGCAGCACATAAGAATACTTCTTCTATTTATTACGTTAACAGGACCAAAACTGTTTTACATAAGATGTATGAAAATGGCAACATCTCAAAACAGCAGTATGATCAATGTATTAATGATTTAATAAATAATAAGCTGGGATTGTCCATTACTTCATTAAATAAAAACAGATTAAATTATGAATGGTATTCAATTCCCGCAATAAACCAGGTTAAAAATGATTTAAAAAGTCAATACCACTATACAGATAGTGAAATAGACAAATTATTAATGTACGGCGGTTTAAAGATTAACACAGCAATGGATATGGATATTCAAAATAGTACCCAGTCAACCATAGATAATATTGTAACCAGAACAAACAAGAACAACCTAGTGCAGCCTCAGGCAGCTGCTGTAATTATGGATTATCATACAGGTGAAGTAAAGGCAATTATAGGTGGAAGGGGTCAGCAGCCTGCCCGTTCATATAACAGAGCTGCTTCTAATGATTTCCTGAGGGCACCAGGTTCAAGCATTAAGCCTCTTACAGTTTACAGCCCTGCATTGGATTCAAAAAAGGCTACTCCTGGCACTGTATTGGACGATGCCCCATTGACTCCTGAACTTGGACGAAAAATGAATAATGGTGCAAACTATGACCCCCAAAACAGCCCAGCAGGCTTTACTGGTTATATAACCATGAGAGAAGCTATAATGAGATCAGTAAATATATATGCTTTAAAACTGGAAAATGAAATCGGCATTAATACTGGAGTAGAATATGGTAAAAAATATGGCCTTCAAATTGATAAAACAGATGAAGGAAGTATATCAGCCATTGCTTTAGGACAGTTGGATAATGGCGAATACAAAGGTACAAATCCTTTAACAATGGCTCAGGCATATGGTGTTTTCGGTAATAACGGTACTTATACTTATGCAAGAATGTATACAAAGGTTGTTGATAAAAGCGGTAAAGTTATTCTTGAGAGCAAGCCTCAGACAAAATCAGTAATATCCCCTCAGGCTGCATATTTAGTTTATGATTTATTAAAAGGTCCAGTTAGTCCTGGAGGAACAGGTCCAGGTGCAAACTTTGGAACTATGCCTGTAAGAGGAAAAACCGGTACATCTACTGATTCAAAAAATTTATGGTTCTGTGGATTAACTCCTTATTATTCAGCTGCAGTGTGGATAGGTAATGATGACTATTCTGACACTGGAATTACAAGTTCCTATGCTGCAGACATATGGGGTAAAATTATGAAATCTGCACACAAGGACTTAAGTCCAAAAGATGTAGCAATGCCTAATGGAATTGTTACTGCAACCATATGTAAAGAATCAGGAAAAGTTCCTACAGATTTATGTGCCAGAGATCCTAGGGGATCACAGGATATTTCAGAAATGTTTATAGCTGGTACAGTCCCAACTTCATTATGTGATATACATGTGGAAGCAAAGGTAAATAAACTAAATGGTAAACTTGCTACTGAAGCAACACCATCGGGTTTAATTGAATCCAGAGTATTTATAAAGCGTGATTATACACCAATTCATCCAGTTTCTGATCAGCAGTATGTAGTGCCATCCTTAACTGATGATACAGTGTCAGCATTACCAGAAGTGCCTGCGCCACCAGCTAAAACCGGTGAAACTTCACCAGGTACAACTCCTGGAAATCCTCCGGTGAACCCTCCAGTTGACCATCCGGTGAATCCTCCTGGAGATCAAAATAACGGCAATAACACTGGTGATGCCACAGGTGTTATAAATAATAAGAAAAAATAA
- the spoVAC gene encoding stage V sporulation protein AC, producing MDSDEYKIKKKFKKISKEAEPKTKTVKNCFNAFIVGGLICDIGQFFNNIYLNFGVPKDDVGTYVSITMVFLGALLTGMGIYDKIADFAGAGTVVPITGFSNSIVSPAMEFKKEGFVFGVGAKMFTIAGPVLVYGISSSVVVGIIYFLITKL from the coding sequence ATGGATAGCGATGAGTACAAGATAAAAAAGAAATTTAAGAAAATTTCAAAGGAAGCAGAGCCAAAAACAAAAACAGTAAAAAATTGCTTTAATGCTTTTATAGTTGGGGGCCTCATTTGTGATATAGGGCAGTTTTTCAATAATATTTATTTAAATTTCGGTGTACCAAAAGATGATGTTGGCACATATGTGTCTATTACCATGGTATTTTTAGGGGCACTTTTAACAGGAATGGGAATCTATGATAAAATTGCAGATTTTGCAGGAGCAGGTACAGTAGTACCCATAACAGGGTTTTCCAATTCAATAGTATCACCAGCCATGGAATTTAAAAAAGAAGGATTTGTATTTGGAGTTGGTGCAAAAATGTTTACTATAGCCGGTCCTGTACTTGTATATGGAATAAGCTCATCAGTAGTTGTAGGAATAATTTATTTTTTAATTACTAAATTATAA
- the yunB gene encoding sporulation protein YunB, whose protein sequence is MGFGLKLLLLFFLIIIVFNIFIYAFDKIIISNVLDVAEKEAKGKVNNIVNNVILKEYSKQFNYDEIIKVEKDNEGNINLLKADTLKMNKIACDVSLDAGEEIRKMGSMGVKIPIGYISKNNILAQYGPKITMKVQPVGYTETKYLSKFESAGINQCRHKIYVQVKTNIRIFLPFRNRDIEVINEVPISETIIVGKVPQTAIQFGEDSNGFKLKN, encoded by the coding sequence ATAGGTTTTGGATTAAAGCTGCTATTATTATTTTTTTTAATTATAATAGTGTTTAATATTTTCATCTATGCCTTTGATAAAATTATTATATCAAATGTGTTAGATGTAGCAGAAAAAGAGGCAAAAGGAAAAGTAAACAACATAGTAAATAATGTAATTTTAAAAGAGTATTCTAAGCAGTTCAATTATGATGAAATAATTAAAGTTGAAAAGGACAATGAGGGGAATATAAATTTATTAAAAGCTGATACATTAAAAATGAATAAAATTGCCTGCGATGTATCTTTGGATGCAGGAGAAGAAATAAGAAAGATGGGATCAATGGGAGTAAAGATACCAATAGGGTACATTTCAAAAAACAATATTCTGGCACAATACGGCCCTAAGATTACAATGAAAGTTCAGCCTGTGGGATATACTGAAACCAAATATTTATCAAAGTTTGAAAGTGCAGGGATAAACCAATGCAGACACAAGATTTATGTGCAGGTTAAGACTAATATAAGAATATTTCTGCCCTTTAGGAATAGAGATATAGAAGTGATAAATGAAGTCCCAATTTCAGAAACCATTATTGTAGGAAAGGTGCCTCAGACTGCAATACAATTTGGTGAAGATAGTAATGGATTTAAGTTAAAAAATTAA
- the sigF gene encoding RNA polymerase sporulation sigma factor SigF has translation MREEAVKKDVYNYDENIKLIFSAQNGDKHALNRLVEVNLPLVSAISKKFLNRGYEYEDIFQIGSMGLIKAINNFNSEFNVKFSTYAVPMIMGEIKRFLRDDGMIKVSRSIKNTAKKLHYDREQLTKELNREPTIEELSGFSGISAEDIVFASESINNLQYLYDTIHQDDGAPVLLIDKLSENTEESGDMIDKLALKEVLNNLDGKSRKIIMLRYFKDKTQVQVAKMLGISQVQVSRIEKKVLKTMKQKLEG, from the coding sequence ATGAGGGAAGAAGCTGTAAAAAAAGATGTTTATAACTATGATGAAAATATTAAATTAATATTTTCTGCACAAAATGGTGATAAACATGCACTTAATAGGCTGGTTGAAGTTAATTTGCCCTTAGTGTCAGCAATAAGTAAAAAATTTCTTAACAGAGGTTATGAATATGAGGACATATTTCAGATAGGATCTATGGGATTAATCAAGGCAATTAATAATTTTAATTCAGAATTTAATGTAAAGTTTTCAACTTATGCTGTACCAATGATTATGGGTGAAATTAAAAGATTTCTAAGGGACGATGGTATGATAAAGGTAAGCAGAAGTATTAAAAACACAGCTAAAAAGCTTCATTATGATAGGGAGCAGCTTACCAAAGAATTAAATAGAGAACCAACAATAGAAGAGCTGTCAGGTTTTTCTGGAATATCAGCTGAGGACATTGTATTTGCATCGGAATCCATAAATAATCTTCAGTATCTATATGACACTATACATCAGGATGACGGTGCTCCTGTGCTACTTATAGATAAGTTAAGCGAAAACACTGAAGAAAGCGGGGACATGATAGACAAACTAGCCTTAAAAGAGGTATTAAATAATCTTGATGGAAAATCAAGAAAAATAATAATGCTGAGATATTTTAAAGACAAAACCCAGGTTCAGGTAGCAAAAATGCTTGGAATAAGTCAGGTGCAGGTATCAAGAATAGAAAAAAAAGTGCTTAAGACAATGAAACAAAAATTAGAGGGATAG
- the spoIIAB gene encoding anti-sigma F factor: protein MYDNMMKLEFMSKSQNEGFARVAVAAFVSQLDPTIEELTDVKTAVSEAVTNCIIHGYGNDEKGIVKIEAFIENNETTIIIEDNGVGIENVEVARQPLYTSRPDLERSGMGFTVMETFMDNLIIESEKGKGTKITMKKIFKSLS from the coding sequence ATGTACGATAACATGATGAAATTAGAGTTTATGAGCAAATCTCAAAATGAAGGATTTGCAAGAGTTGCTGTGGCTGCATTTGTTTCGCAGCTTGATCCGACAATAGAGGAACTTACTGATGTTAAGACAGCAGTTTCCGAGGCTGTTACAAACTGTATAATTCATGGATATGGAAATGATGAAAAAGGTATAGTTAAAATTGAAGCATTTATAGAAAATAATGAAACAACAATTATTATTGAAGACAATGGTGTGGGAATAGAGAATGTGGAGGTTGCCAGACAGCCTTTATATACTTCCAGACCGGATCTTGAAAGGTCTGGAATGGGTTTTACTGTGATGGAAACTTTTATGGATAATCTTATTATAGAATCTGAAAAGGGAAAAGGAACTAAAATCACAATGAAAAAGATTTTTAAGTCCTTAAGTTAG
- the hpt gene encoding hypoxanthine phosphoribosyltransferase: MEDKKENILITKERIQARVSELGAEISKDYNGKNLYVLSLLRGSFIYAADLVRSINIPVKIGFMTTSSYGDNETSSGKVKIINDIPDDIEGYDVLVVDDIVDTGITMNFVINHVKSLKAGSVKSCVLLDKPERRKLDLTPDYCCFHIPDVFVVGYGLNYGDYYRNVPYVFNWEEK; this comes from the coding sequence ATGGAGGATAAGAAAGAAAATATACTTATTACTAAAGAACGGATTCAGGCAAGAGTTTCAGAATTAGGTGCAGAAATTTCAAAAGACTATAATGGAAAAAATTTATATGTTCTATCACTGCTAAGAGGAAGTTTTATTTATGCAGCTGATTTAGTAAGAAGCATAAATATTCCAGTTAAAATTGGTTTTATGACAACTTCAAGTTATGGTGACAACGAAACATCTTCTGGAAAAGTTAAAATTATAAATGATATACCAGATGATATTGAAGGTTACGATGTACTTGTTGTTGATGATATAGTGGATACAGGCATAACAATGAATTTTGTAATAAATCATGTAAAATCTCTTAAAGCCGGATCAGTAAAGTCCTGCGTCTTATTGGATAAGCCTGAAAGAAGAAAACTAGATCTAACACCAGATTATTGCTGCTTCCACATTCCTGATGTTTTTGTAGTTGGGTATGGTTTAAATTATGGTGATTATTATAGAAATGTACCATATGTATTTAATTGGGAAGAAAAATAG
- the spoIIAA gene encoding anti-sigma F factor antagonist encodes MYLQFENSSDKLIVYMMGELDHHSAEEVRNKIDDRLDRNGIKNLILDFSGVSFMDSSGIGVVIGRYKKINSNGGKFCITNVGDGVKRVFELSGMFKIIKLYDSVKDAIDKI; translated from the coding sequence ATGTATTTACAATTTGAGAATAGTTCTGACAAGCTTATAGTTTATATGATGGGAGAACTAGACCATCACAGTGCTGAAGAGGTTAGAAACAAAATAGATGACAGACTGGATAGGAATGGAATAAAGAATCTTATTCTGGATTTTAGCGGTGTAAGCTTTATGGATAGTTCTGGAATAGGTGTGGTTATCGGGAGATATAAAAAGATAAATTCTAATGGGGGAAAATTTTGTATTACTAATGTAGGTGACGGCGTGAAAAGAGTATTTGAGTTATCCGGTATGTTTAAGATTATTAAATTGTATGATAGTGTTAAAGATGCCATAGATAAAATTTAG